The following coding sequences are from one Canis lupus baileyi chromosome 19, mCanLup2.hap1, whole genome shotgun sequence window:
- the TRH gene encoding thyrotropin releasing hormone, producing the protein MPGPWLLLAMALTLTVAGIPGGSAQPEVAQQEAAMAAEHADLDDLLRQAERLLLLREDLQRLRGNQGNPESESQTVQTNWLSKRQHPGKREGEAEEGVEEEEEEGLAVGPHKRQHPGRREDAAAWSDGTQQKRQHPGRRSSWLEYAVTKRQHPGRRLVDPKAQMSWEAEEEEGEEGELMPEKRQHPGKRALGGPCGTGGACGQARLLLGLLDDLSRGQGAEEKRQHPGRRAAWAREPLEE; encoded by the exons ATGCCCGGCCCTTGGTTGCTGCTCGCCATGGCCTTGACCCTCACCGTGGCTGGGATCCCGGGAGGCAGCGCACAGCCGGAGGTGGCCCAGCAGGAGGCGGCGATGGCCGCGGAGCACGCGGATCTGGACGACCTACTGCGCCAGGCAGAGcgtctcctcctcctccgggAAGACCTCCAGCGGCTGCGAGGGAACCAGGGCAATCCGGAGTCAG agtCCCAGACGGTTCAGACCAACTGGCTCTCCAAGCGTCAGCATCCAGGCAAAAGGGAGGGCGAGGCTGAAGAAGGGGtcgaagaggaagaggaagaaggcttGGCTGTGGGCCCCCACAAACGGCAACACCCTGGCCGGCGGGAGGATGCGGCTGCCTGGTCCGATGGGACCCAGCAGAAGCGGCAGCACCCTGGTCGGCGCTCCTCCTGGCTGGAGTACGCTGTCACCAAAAGGCAGCACCCAGGCAGACGGCTGGTGGATCCCAAGGCCCAGATGAgttgggaggcagaggaggaggaaggggaggagggcgagctGATGCCTGAGAAACGCCAGCATCCAGGCAAGAGGGCCctgggaggcccatgtgggactggGGGAGCCTGTGGTCAAGCTAGACTCCTCCTGGGGCTCCTTGATGACCTGAGCAGGGGTCAGGGGGCCGAGGAGAAGCGGCAGCATCCTGGGCGGCGGGCAGCCTGGGCCAGGGAACCGCTGGAGGAGTGA